A region of Hydrogenimonas cancrithermarum DNA encodes the following proteins:
- a CDS encoding argininosuccinate synthase produces MKKEVKKVVLAYSGGLDTSIILKWLQDEYNCEVVTFTADIGQGEEVEPAREKALKLGIKPENIFIEDLREEFVRDYVFPMFRANAIYEGEYLLGTSIARPLIAKRQIEIAKLTGADAVSHGATGKGNDQVRFELGYLALNPDITIIAPWREWDLNSREKLLKFAETHGIPIEKHGKKSPYSMDANLLHISYEGGILEDPMNEPEEDMWRWTVSPENAPDTPEYITITYKNGDPVAIDGKTLTPAEMLTQLNEYGKKHGIGRLDIVENRYVGMKSRGCYETPGGTIMLKAHRAIESITLDREEAHLKDELMPRYAKLIYNGFWFAPEREMLQAAIDSTQGNVNGDVRLKLYKGNVTVVGRQSPNSLFNPEFCTFEEDTVYNQKDAEGFIRLNALRFIIEGHARKKQ; encoded by the coding sequence ATGAAAAAAGAGGTCAAAAAAGTCGTTCTCGCCTACTCCGGCGGACTCGATACCAGTATTATCCTCAAATGGCTTCAGGATGAGTACAACTGCGAAGTTGTCACGTTTACAGCCGATATCGGACAGGGTGAAGAGGTCGAACCGGCACGGGAAAAAGCGCTTAAACTCGGCATAAAACCGGAAAATATCTTCATCGAGGATTTGCGTGAAGAGTTCGTTCGCGACTATGTTTTTCCGATGTTTCGCGCCAATGCGATCTATGAAGGGGAATACCTCCTGGGAACGTCGATCGCACGCCCGCTGATCGCGAAACGCCAGATCGAAATCGCCAAATTGACCGGTGCCGACGCCGTCAGCCACGGTGCGACCGGCAAAGGGAACGACCAGGTGCGTTTCGAACTGGGATACCTGGCGCTCAACCCGGATATCACGATTATCGCCCCCTGGAGAGAGTGGGATCTCAACAGTCGCGAAAAGCTTTTGAAGTTTGCCGAAACCCACGGTATTCCGATCGAAAAGCACGGAAAAAAGTCACCCTATTCGATGGATGCGAATCTGCTTCATATCTCTTATGAAGGCGGAATTCTCGAAGATCCGATGAACGAACCCGAGGAGGATATGTGGCGATGGACGGTGAGTCCGGAAAACGCTCCCGATACCCCCGAGTATATTACGATCACCTACAAAAACGGAGATCCGGTCGCGATCGACGGAAAAACGTTGACACCGGCGGAAATGTTGACGCAGCTCAACGAATATGGGAAGAAGCATGGCATCGGACGTCTTGACATCGTCGAAAACCGCTATGTTGGCATGAAGAGCCGAGGTTGCTACGAGACACCGGGTGGGACGATCATGCTCAAAGCACACCGTGCCATCGAATCGATCACACTCGACCGCGAAGAGGCACATCTCAAAGATGAGTTGATGCCGCGTTATGCGAAACTCATCTACAATGGCTTCTGGTTCGCACCGGAGCGGGAAATGTTGCAGGCCGCGATCGACAGTACGCAGGGCAATGTCAACGGCGACGTACGTTTGAAGCTCTACAAAGGCAATGTAACCGTTGTGGGACGACAATCACCCAATTCGCTCTTCAATCCGGAGTTCTGTACTTTTGAAGAGGATACCGTCTATAACCAGAAAGATGCAGAAGGGTTCATCCGCCTCAATGCGCTCCGTTTCATTATCGAGGGGCACGCTCGGAAAAAACAGTGA
- the rsmD gene encoding 16S rRNA (guanine(966)-N(2))-methyltransferase RsmD: MKRDDKTLTTKIIGGKYRGKKISLPAKTVTRSSKARLKESLFNTLQFDLIDRNFIEMFGGSGSVGLEAISRGAKRAWFVELDRDAVKTLRNNCESIDKERCDIRFGDAFEIVPTILYDLERSGEKTYLYIDPPFSIREGHEDIYSKVIELMRSIDPKVIHMIIVEHMTKVPFPETVGAFEKVKFKKFGKSSLSYYSPK, translated from the coding sequence ATGAAAAGAGACGATAAAACATTGACGACGAAGATTATCGGAGGGAAATACCGTGGAAAGAAAATTTCTCTGCCCGCAAAGACGGTTACGAGAAGTTCGAAAGCCCGTCTCAAAGAGTCGCTTTTCAACACCCTGCAATTCGATCTGATCGACCGTAACTTTATCGAGATGTTCGGCGGCAGTGGATCTGTAGGGCTGGAAGCGATTAGCAGAGGTGCCAAACGGGCATGGTTTGTCGAGTTGGACCGTGATGCGGTGAAAACCCTTCGCAACAACTGTGAAAGTATCGACAAAGAACGGTGTGATATCCGTTTCGGCGATGCCTTTGAGATAGTGCCAACCATTTTGTATGACCTCGAAAGAAGCGGCGAAAAAACGTATCTCTATATCGACCCGCCTTTTTCGATACGAGAAGGGCATGAAGATATCTACAGCAAAGTCATCGAGTTGATGAGATCGATCGACCCAAAAGTCATCCATATGATCATCGTTGAGCATATGACGAAAGTACCGTTTCCCGAGACAGTCGGTGCTTTTGAAAAAGTGAAATTCAAGAAATTCGGGAAAAGCTCACTCAGTTACTACTCGCCAAAATAG
- a CDS encoding FlaG family protein, with amino-acid sequence MEIFNTMRSQQPQPTTSHGVGNAHKTVSQTQKSSQQMAREEVQQSERKADTQKLKKQLQEITDQLNKEMNPLNTSIRFGFNDKVEEMYVSVIDTSTDQEIRKIPSEEAMRLAAKMRELVGMIFDKKG; translated from the coding sequence ATGGAAATATTTAATACTATGCGCTCCCAACAGCCGCAGCCGACAACGTCTCATGGCGTCGGGAACGCTCATAAAACGGTGTCGCAGACACAAAAATCGTCTCAGCAGATGGCACGGGAAGAGGTGCAACAGAGCGAACGGAAAGCCGATACGCAAAAATTGAAAAAGCAGCTGCAGGAGATCACCGACCAGCTCAACAAAGAGATGAATCCGCTCAATACCAGTATACGATTCGGTTTCAACGACAAAGTCGAAGAGATGTACGTTTCGGTCATCGACACAAGTACGGATCAGGAGATACGCAAAATCCCTTCGGAAGAGGCGATGCGCCTGGCGGCCAAAATGCGTGAGCTTGTCGGGATGATTTTCGACAAAAAAGGTTAA
- the fliS gene encoding flagellar export chaperone FliS codes for MTAAAAYSTYTQNNIQIESPEKLIEMLYEGIIRFCSLAKKSIELGDIEKRVYWTNRAVAVFIELINSLDAKKGGEVAIYLEGLYNQQIKFLNESNLENSTEKIDIVLHVTRELLEAWREVTGK; via the coding sequence ATGACTGCAGCTGCTGCATATAGCACATATACACAAAACAATATTCAGATTGAGTCTCCTGAAAAGCTGATCGAAATGTTATATGAGGGCATTATTCGTTTCTGCTCTCTGGCCAAAAAATCGATCGAACTCGGTGATATCGAAAAACGCGTCTACTGGACCAACCGTGCGGTTGCCGTCTTTATCGAGCTCATCAACTCTCTGGACGCCAAAAAAGGGGGTGAGGTCGCAATCTATCTGGAGGGGCTGTATAACCAGCAGATCAAATTTTTGAATGAGAGCAATTTGGAAAACAGTACGGAAAAAATCGATATCGTTTTGCATGTGACGCGTGAATTGCTCGAAGCGTGGCGTGAAGTCACCGGAAAATGA